A region of Massilia sp. WG5 DNA encodes the following proteins:
- a CDS encoding MFS transporter, translated as MFNWYRDITPRERKTFWACFGGWALDALDVQMFSLAIPALIATFGLDKTDAGLISGVTLVSSALGGWIMGAVSDRIGRVRALQLTIVWFSLFTLLSAFAGTFHQLLVLKALQGFGFGGEWAAGAVLMAEVIRPEHRGKVMGTVQSAWAVGWGASVLLYSTVYMLLSPEMAWRVMFGIGILPAFLIVYVRRNITEPERFTEAKALAKPGARDLLAIFRPDVLRLTLVGALVGVGAHGGYHALMTWLPTYLKTERHLSVLGTSGYLAIIIVAFWCGCIASAYLLDRLGRRPNLILFAACCVVTVLAYVFLDLSNTAMLFLGFPLGFFAAGIPASLGALFNELYPSEMRGAGVGFCYNFGRIVSAGFPVLVGHMSTKMSLGAAIGVDAGIAYALVVVAVLALPETRGKQLEEETPDQEGQAPAAVRIRH; from the coding sequence ATGTTCAACTGGTATCGCGACATTACGCCGCGGGAGAGAAAGACCTTCTGGGCCTGCTTCGGCGGCTGGGCGCTCGATGCACTCGACGTGCAGATGTTCAGCCTGGCCATCCCGGCGCTGATCGCCACCTTCGGCCTCGACAAGACGGACGCGGGCCTGATCAGCGGCGTCACCCTCGTCTCGTCCGCCCTCGGCGGCTGGATCATGGGCGCCGTATCGGACCGTATCGGCCGGGTGCGCGCGCTCCAGCTGACGATTGTCTGGTTTTCGCTGTTCACCCTGCTGTCCGCCTTCGCCGGGACCTTCCACCAGCTGCTGGTACTGAAAGCGCTGCAGGGCTTCGGCTTCGGCGGCGAATGGGCGGCGGGCGCCGTGCTGATGGCCGAGGTCATCCGGCCTGAGCATCGCGGCAAGGTCATGGGGACCGTCCAGAGCGCATGGGCGGTGGGCTGGGGCGCTTCGGTGCTGTTGTATTCCACCGTGTACATGCTGCTGTCGCCCGAGATGGCATGGCGGGTCATGTTCGGCATCGGAATCCTGCCCGCCTTCCTGATCGTCTATGTACGCCGCAACATCACCGAACCGGAACGCTTTACCGAGGCCAAGGCGCTGGCGAAACCGGGCGCGCGCGACCTGCTCGCCATCTTCAGGCCGGACGTGCTGCGCCTGACCCTGGTAGGCGCCCTGGTCGGCGTGGGCGCGCATGGCGGCTATCATGCGCTGATGACTTGGCTGCCGACCTATCTGAAAACCGAGCGCCACCTGTCGGTGCTGGGCACCAGCGGCTACCTGGCGATCATCATCGTCGCCTTCTGGTGCGGCTGCATTGCCAGCGCTTACCTGCTGGACCGCCTGGGACGCCGTCCCAACCTGATCCTGTTCGCAGCCTGCTGTGTCGTGACCGTCCTGGCCTACGTCTTTCTCGACCTGAGCAATACCGCGATGCTGTTCCTCGGTTTCCCGCTCGGCTTTTTTGCCGCCGGCATTCCGGCCAGCCTGGGCGCCCTGTTCAATGAACTGTATCCGAGCGAGATGCGTGGCGCCGGCGTGGGATTCTGCTACAACTTCGGCCGCATCGTCTCGGCCGGCTTCCCGGTGCTGGTCGGCCATATGAGCACGAAGATGTCGCTCGGCGCCGCGATCGGCGTGGACGCCGGCATCGCCTATGCCCTGGTCGTCGTGGCCGTCCTGGCCTTGCCGGAAACCCGCGGCAAGCAGCTGGAAGAAGAAACGCCGGACCAGGAAGGCCAGGCGCCTGCTGCGGTCCGCATCCGGCACTGA
- a CDS encoding amidohydrolase, translating into MEAIDTHAHIFERGLKLASVRRYAPAYDATLADYLGMLDRHDIAGGVLVQPSFLGTDNSYLLAGLHAMPGRLRGIAVVDPAVSLAALQEMDAAGVVGIRLNLVGNAAVPDLSGAPWRTLLQRLAEMDWQVEVHHEAGRLPKVLAPLLDASVKVVVDHFGRPDPVLGVDDPGFRALLEAAASRRVWVKLSGAYRNGANGRGQQIALDAMPLLRAAFGMDRLVWGSDWPHTQFEQDVGYPQSRRALDTWLPDTEERRMVLVDTPATLFRFR; encoded by the coding sequence ATGGAAGCCATCGATACCCACGCCCACATCTTCGAACGCGGCCTCAAGCTGGCCAGCGTGCGGCGCTATGCGCCCGCCTACGACGCGACCCTCGCCGATTATCTCGGGATGCTCGACCGGCACGATATCGCAGGCGGCGTGCTGGTCCAGCCCAGCTTCCTGGGGACGGATAACAGCTATCTGCTCGCCGGCCTGCACGCCATGCCGGGACGGCTGCGCGGCATCGCGGTGGTCGATCCGGCGGTTTCCTTGGCGGCGCTGCAAGAGATGGACGCCGCCGGCGTCGTCGGCATCCGCCTGAACCTGGTCGGCAACGCGGCCGTGCCGGACTTGTCGGGCGCCCCCTGGCGTACATTGCTGCAACGCCTGGCGGAGATGGACTGGCAGGTCGAAGTTCACCACGAAGCCGGGCGGCTGCCGAAGGTCCTGGCGCCGCTGCTGGATGCCAGCGTCAAGGTGGTCGTCGACCACTTCGGCCGGCCCGATCCGGTGCTCGGCGTGGACGATCCCGGTTTCCGTGCCCTGCTGGAAGCCGCCGCCAGCCGGCGTGTCTGGGTCAAGCTCTCCGGCGCCTACCGCAATGGCGCTAATGGCCGCGGCCAGCAGATCGCCCTGGACGCCATGCCGCTGCTGCGCGCGGCATTCGGCATGGACCGGCTGGTGTGGGGCAGCGACTGGCCGCATACGCAATTCGAACAGGACGTCGGCTACCCGCAATCCCGCCGGGCGCTCGACACCTGGCTGCCGGATACGGAAGAGCGCCGGATGGTGCTGGTCGATACGCCGGCGACGCTGTTCCGGTTTCGATAA